In the Rhinoderma darwinii isolate aRhiDar2 chromosome 13, aRhiDar2.hap1, whole genome shotgun sequence genome, one interval contains:
- the LOC142665853 gene encoding protein kinase C delta type-like isoform X1 — translation MTLRLRSVLPIRFYTAEMICGLQFLHGHNIVHRDLKPENIMLDADGHVRIIDLGLAQDGVTASNKISGVTGTLDYMAPEVLLGKKYGTAVDWWSLGIVVSRMAAGRSPFYNGPVRRMAFKAITTAKPKFPTWLNPDVKHLTKRLVRKNSERRLGVCGNIRAHPFFSTIGWEELQERRARPPFTPFVPVLENQHLKWPENNKALHPLSGFSFMSPSWTP, via the exons atgacattgagactccgctctgttctccccatcagattctacacagcagagatgatatgtggcctccagttcctccatggacaCAACATCGTCCACCG agatctaAAGCCGGAGAATATAATGCTGGATGCAGATGGCCACGTCCGTATCATCGACCTGGGACTGGCCCAAGATGGCGTCACCGCCTCCAATAAGATCAGTGGAGTGACGGGAACGTTGGATTACATGGCCCCCGAGGTGCTTCTTGGAAAAAAATACGGCACGGCAGTTGACTGGTGGAGCCTGGGGATTGTGGTGTCCAGGATGGCAGCAGGACGCTCCCCCTTTTACAACGGCCCCGTCAGGCGAATGGCTTTCAAAGCCATCACCACCGCGAAGCCTAAATTTCCAACTTGGCTTAATCCTGACGTGAAACATCTAACCAAGagactggtccgtaaaaattctgagaggcgcctcggtgtgtgcgggaacatcagagcgcatccattcttctccaccatcggctgggaggaactgcaggagaggagggcacGGCCACCTTTTACACCATTTGTGCCCGTTCTGGAGAACCAACATCTGAAGTGGCCAGAGAATAACAAAGCCCTTCACCCCTTGTCCGGGTTCAGCTTCATGTCACCAAGCTGGACCCCTTAA
- the LOC142665853 gene encoding protein kinase C-like 1 isoform X2 translates to MASNGHGEDSEKREEEKRKREEDSVTGFKKIMKKRRGAKDRGLEDEEPRPGSSGDPGTSSPYARLTISRFTIHQVLGRGSFGKVVLASVPGRNTYMAVKIITKRDNADEIMRERRILLAARHCPFLCHLYAAHQSEERAYFITEYLSGGSLEALIRMCGCLNIGNVRRVNNQETEGGGQKKR, encoded by the exons ATGGCGTCCAATGGACATGGAGAAGACAGTGAGAAGAGAGAAGAagagaagaggaagagggaggaggacagcgtcaccggattcaagaagatcatgaagaagaggagaggagccaaggacagaggattggaggatgaggagccaagacctgggagcagcggagaccctggaacatccagcccctatgccaggcttaccatcagccgcttcaccatccaccaggtcctgggtaggggcagttttggcaaa GTGGTCCTGGCATCAGTCCCCGGCCGAAACACCTACATGGCCGTAAAAATTATCACCAAACGGGACAATGCGGACGAAATTATGAGAGAGCGGCGGATACTCCTGGCGGCCAGACACTGCCCGTTCCTATGCCACCTCTATGCCGCACATCAGTCTGAGGAACGGGCATATTTTATCACGGAGTATCTGTccggtggcagcctggaggctttgatcaggatgtgcggctgcttgaacatcggcaacgtaaggcgagtaaataatcaggagactgaggggggtggacagaagaaaaggtga